The Prodigiosinella aquatilis region TTTTTGCTTCTTTCCTCAATCAGGGCGCGATTTCCTGGATGTATTACGCCGACCGCATGATGGAGTTTCCCTCTGGAGTGCTGGGCGTGGCGCTGGGGACGATTCTGCTGCCATCGTTGTCGAAAAGCGTTGCCAGCGGCAATCTGGAGGACTATTCGCGGCTGATGGACTGGGGGCTGCGGCTCTGTTTCCTGCTGGCGTTACCGAGCGCCGTGGCGCTGGGCATTCTGTCCAAGCCGTTGATTGTTTCATTATTCCAGTATGGTCGGTTCAACGCGTTTGACGCGGCGATGACGCAGCGTGCGTTGGTGGCTTATTCCGTTGGTCTGATGGGACTGATTTTGGTGAAGGTATTGGTGCCAGGATTTTACGCCCGGCAGGATATCAAGACGCCGGTAAAAATCGCCATTGTGACATTGATTTGTACCCAATTGATGAACCTGGTGTTTATCGGGCCGCTGCAACATGCGGGTCTGGCGTTGTCCATCGGTCTGGCGTCCTGTCTTAATGCCGGGTTGCTGTTCTGGCAATTGCGTAAACAGCAGATCTTTCAGCCACAAGCCGGTTGGCGGCCGTTTCTCATTAAGCTTGTGGTGGCCGTTGTCGTGATGTCGCTGGTACTGTTGGGGATTTGCGCATGGATGCCTGCCTGGGATATGGGTGGCATGATGTCACGTATTCTACGGCTGCTGCTGGTGGTCGTGGTCGGGGCGGGGAGTTATTTTGCGACGCTGGCGTTGCTGGGCTTCCGTCTGCGGGATTTTGCTCGGCATGGCATGTGAGCTGTTCCTGTCACTGTTGCCATTGATGCTGCACCGTCTTCCGTGAGGCGGAGAGCTATCATAATAACCTATTGATTCTCAAAGCAGGTTCCGCCGCCGGAGATGACAGTAAACCGTCATCTCCGGCGTTCTATTCAGATAGCGGTTACATCTTCTCGACAGTCTGGATACCCAGTGTGTCCAGCCCTTGCTTCAGCGTTTTGGCGGTTAACAGTGCCAGCTTCAGACGGCTCTGACGCTCGGCGTCGCTCTGTGCATTCAGTATCGGACAGTGTTCATAGAAACTGGAGAACAGGCAGGCCAGATCGTACAGGTAGCTACACATCACATGCGGCGTACCGTCGCGAGCCACGGTGGTAATGGTTTCTTCAAACTGCAACAACCGGGTTGCCAGCGCTTGTTCACGATCATCGTTCAGCACCACCGGTTGCGTCAGGTCGGCAGCTTCCACCCCGGCACGTTTGAAAATTGACGCCACGCGAGTGTAGGCATATTGCATATACGGCGCGGTATTCCCTTCAAACGCCAACATATTGTCCCAGTCGAACACATAATCAGTGGTGCGACTCTTGGACAGATCGGCATATTTGACTGCGCCAACAGAAACCACCTGCGCCAGTGTCGCCAGTTCGTTACTGTCCATATCCGGATTTTTATCGGCAATCAGTTTTAGCGCACGCTCATAGGCTTCATCCAGCAGATCCGACAGCTTGATGGTGCCGCCAGCACGAGTTTTGAACGGTTTGCCGTCTTTGCCCAGCATCATGCCAAACATATGATGTTCCAGGCTGACCGATTCCGGCACATAACCGGCTTTACGCACAATAGTCCAGGCCTGCATCAGATGTTGATGTTGGCGGGAATCGATGTAATACAGCACCCGGTCGGCACCCAGCGTTTCATAGCGGTATTTGGCGCAAGCGATGTCGGTGGTGGTGTAGAGATAGCCGCCATCCTTTTTCTGGATGATGACGCCCATCGGATCGCCATCCTTGTTTTTATACTCATCAAGGAACACGACGGTGGCGCCTTCACTTTCCACCGCTAACCCTTTGGCTTTCAAATCGGCCACGATATCCGGCAGCATATCGTTATACAGGCTTTCGCCCATCACGTCGTTTTGGGTCAACGTGACATTCAGTCGGTCATAATTGCGCTGGTTCTGGCTCATGGTGATATCCACCAGCCGACGCCACATGGTGCGGCAATATTCGTCACCGCCTTGTAATTTCACCACGTAGTTACGGGCCCGCTCGGCGAAGGCGGCATCTCCGTCATAATGCTTTTTCGCTTCGCGATAGAACACTTCCAGATCGGATAGTTCCATTTCGCCCGCATTTTCATTCTGCACTTTTTCCAGATAAGCGATCAGCATACCAAATTGAGTACCCCAGTCGCCGACATGGTTGGCACGAATCACGTGGTGGCCGAGAAACTCCTGAGTGCGTACTGCGGCATCGCCAATGATGGTGGATCGCAAGTGGCCGACGTGCATCTCTTTCGCCACATTCGGTGCTGAATAATCAATGACGATGGTCTGTGGTTCAACCGGCGTGACACCCAGTTTCGGAGCGGTTAACGCGGTTTCCAACTGGCTTGCTAACCATTGGCGATCGAGAAAAATATTGATAAAACCGGGACCGGCAATTTCCGTTTGGGTGGCAATACCATCCAGTGGTAATAACTGCACCACTTTTTCCGCCAACTGGCGTGGTGGCATGCCTAATTTTTTAGCGACGGCCATGACACCATTCGCCTGATAATCACCAAATTGCGCCTTGGCTGATGGGCGAACCTGTGCTTCGCTATCAGCGGGCGCGCCCGCAGCGATCAATGCCTGACGGACTTTTTCCGAAAGAAGAGCCTGAATATTCACCGGGTTACCTTAAATGACAAATCAAGTTGTTCTTATACCATATTCGGGTTTGTTCGTCAGCAGCACGACGCTGTAGACCCCCGCAAAACAAGGCGTGGATACCCGCGTGGAGTGGAGAAAATGATGGATGTTGATGAGCCTGATATGTACATTACGACGGGAAAATAGTGCCAACAAACATGAGGTCATAATGCGCGCACCATCCCATTCGTTGTTACCGCCTGAATTGCTGGACGATTTAGTGCGTTTTGAGCAGGCATTGCTGGCATTGGCGCAGCGGTTACAACTGGATCTATCGCACTTTCAGGCCGATCATATTGCCTTGCGCTGCCATCAGACTGCGACCGCCGAACGCTGGCGTGAGCAGTTGCTGGCCTGCGGCACGTTGCTGTCAGAGAACATCATCAATCACCGACCTATTTGCCTGTTTATTCTGGCGCAGCCGCTGGTCGTCGGGCCGTGGCGAATTGATTGTGTGGAACTGCCGTGGCCGGGCAACAAACGTTATCCGCATGAGGGCTGGGAGCATGTGGAACTGGTGTTGACGGGCGATCCGGCGACGCTGCATCAGCGGGCGCTGGCCTGTTTACCGGATGCGGCACTTACCACGCCAGGGATAAAACTGAAGTTCAGCGCGCCACAAGGCGAGCGTGAACGGTTACCCAATCCGACGCTGGCGGTTTCCGATGGCATCGTCACCCTTAAATTTCATCCATTTGATATCCGTGACGTTGTCACTAGTGAGCAGAGCGGCGCCAGCGGGCCGTCAGCCTAGCTGATTTACACCGGTATTATCTGAAATTGTGTGGCCGGTCATATTCTGTAGCGAATTAGCCCCTTCATTGTGACCTTTGTCTCTCCCGAGTTCTTCGTTGAGTGTCATAGTTAGTTGTTTCTCTAAGTAAAACGATTATTTCACAGCATCATTTGCTGTTTTTTCAGTAGATTGAATGGGGTGGTGGTGATGGCAAAACTAGAAGTATGCTGCTACAGCATTGACTGTGCGCTAACGGCGGAACAGTCGGGGGCTGATCGGATTGAGTTGTGTTCAGGGCTACGCGACGGTGGCTTGACGCCGAGTTATGGTGTGTTACGTCAGGCCCGAGAGCGGATTTCTATTCCCGTGCATCCAATGGTGCGTCCGCGTGGTGGCGATTTTTGCTACAGTGCGGCGGAATTTGCGTCCATACAATACGATATTGATCAAATCCGTGAAATGGGGTTTCCCGGCGTGGTCGTCGGTGTGCTGGATGAAGAAGGACATATTGATCTGCCGCGGATGAAAAAAATAATGTCGCGCTGCGATGGCATGGCCGTGACATTTCATCGGGCGTTCGATATGAGCCTGAACCCACGTCTGGCACTGGATCAACTGACCGACATGGGGGTCGCGCGCATTCTTACTTCCGGTCAGCAGCAAAGTGCAGAAAACGGGTTAATCTTATTAAGGGAACTTAATCAGGCCAGTCGGGGTCCAATCATTATGGCTGGTTCTGGTATTCGATTAACCAACCTGAACAAGTTTCGTCTATGCGGTATTCAGGAACTGCACAGCTCGGCGGGACAGTGGGTAGCGTCTCCGATGCGCTACCGTAAGGTTGGCGTAACGTTGTGTTCTGACGGTGATGCCGGTATGGATGAACTCCAACACTACTGTGTTGATGGCGATATGGTGGCTGCCATGAAAAGCGCCTTGAATCCGGATAAAGCGTCCTTACCGGTTTTATGATGATAAATCAAGCACCTGTACGAGTATTCGTCTACCGGTGTAGTGTTTCCCGCGCAGCATGACGTTTAGCGTCTGCTTGCGAGTACCAAGCCCCGGCATGTTGCCGGGGCTTTTTTTCGCCAATTGTCGGCGTGACGCTAATTTCCTGAACTGTTATACGTCTGCATTTTATATTTTATGGTGAGTGTTATGTTGCAGAATCAACTTATCAATAAGGAATCCTGTTATGCGTGGAATCGTTGTGCATCATGAGCATCGCATTGGTTTCATCGTTATCCGTGAGCTTGAGGGCGGGGTCATCGTCGCCCGTTTGAATGGCAACTATGTGGCTGAACGGGGAGATGCTATTTCCGGTGATCTGAATGTTACCGGCAATACAGTATTACTGAATGAAACCAACGGCCAGACGTTATCGGTTGAAATTCAGGATGGCATCGTGACCGAGAAAGACGCTATAGAACTGATTGTCAAAACGGTCAATCGTTAGCGGTATTTCGCGCCCGTTCTCAGAGGCTTCCGGCGGTCGCAATGACAGCCGGAAATTGTCAGGGTTTACGGGCAACAAATACTGCCCGCAGCGGGGCCGGGTAGCCTTCCACTGTGCGAGTCTGATCGGTTGGATCAAGGAAATCCGCCAGCGACTCGGTGATCATCCAGTCGGTACGGCGTTGCTCCTGGGGGGTTGTGACGCATTTATCCACCAGTCGCACATCTTCAAAACCGCATTTTTCCAGCCAGGCCATCAACGCGGTCGGCGACGGCAAAAAGTAGACGTTGCGCATCTGAGCGTAGCGTTCGCCCGGCATCAGGACACAGTGTTCATCACCTTCCACCACCAGCGTCTCCAGCACCAGTTCGCCACCGGAAACCAGTTGATTTTTCAACTGCCAGAGGTGATCGAGTGGTGAGCGGCGGTGATACAGCACCCCCATGGAAAATACGGTGTCAAACGCCGCCAGCGACGGGAGCTGTTCTATGCCGAGCGGCAGGACGTGGGCACGTTGATCATCCCCCAGTAGCTTGCGAACCGCTTCAAACTGACACAAAAATAATTGCATCGGATCGATACCGACGGCCAGTTTTGCGCCAGCGCCGACCATGCGCCACAGGTGATAACCACTACCACAGCCAACATCCAGAATCAGCCGATCCTGCAATGGACTGATGTGCGGCAGAACGCGATCCCACTTCCAGTCAGAGCGCCATTCGGTATCGATATTTACGCCATACAGGGAAAATGGACCTTTGCGCCACGGCATCAGGTTACGTAGCAGTTTTTCGATGCCTTCACGCTGGCCATCGCTTAGTTCGGGTTGCGTGGTGGCGGTAACACTGTGGATCAAATCCAGTGTGTCGGGTGTCAACATCGGCAGGTGATCGATGGTGTTAAACCACAGTTTGAACTTGCCGTGCAGCGATTCCTGCTGCCAACTGCTGATTTGCGCGGGCAGCGTGTTGAGCCAGTGACTCAGTGGGCTTTTGGCGATCAATTGGTAAAAATTGCCGAAATCAATCATCGACCGTTCTCCGCCTTTATCGCCAGCAGTGAGCCGAAGTTAAAACACTGAAACCAGACTTCACTGTGCTCAAAACCGGCTTGACGCAAACGTGATTTGTGCGTCTCTACCGAGTCCGTCAGCATGACGTTTTCCAGCATGTTGCGTTTCTGGCTGATTTCTAATTCGCTATAGCCATTGGCACGTTTGAAGTCGTGATGCATGTTGAACAGCAGTTCGCCTGTCTTTTCATCCTCAAAGCTGAATTTTTCCGATAGCACTAGCGCGCCGCCGGGTCTCAGCCCCTGATAGATACGCGTTAGCAACGGCAGGCGCGATTCAGGAGAAACAAACTGCAATGTGAAATTGAGTACCACCAGGGACGCATTTTCAATCACGGTGTCGAGAATATCGGCCTGGCGGATCTCTACCGGTGTTTCTGACCGGAATGCGTCGAGATGACGGCGGCAACGTTCCACCATCGCCGGTGAGTTATCGACGGCGATGATGGTACAGCCGGGAACATGAATATTACGCCGCATGGAGAGTGTCGCCGCGCCAAGCGAACAACCCAGATCGTAGATCTGACTGTCTGGCTGGACAAAACGCTCCGCCAACATACCGATCATGGAGATGATATTGGAATAGCCCGGCACGGAACGCTGAACCATATCCGGGAAGACTTCGGCAACGCGTTCATCAAAAGTCCAGTCGCCCAGATTGGCGACGGGAGCAGAAAAAAGTATATCGCGGTTTGACATAGCGGGAAAAACGCACAAATAAACAATAATAGTCGCGTATTCTAGCAGAAAGGGGCAGTAAAGCGGTATTGCGAAAGACGGCAAGGTGCGACCTTACCGTCGGGCGGGATTAACGAAGGGTTAGCACCAGTTCCCAGGGCAGATAGTAAAGATTGGCCATCACCATCAGTATCAGTGATAGATACGTAGCGAGCATGCCGTAACGACGCCAATTGATCTCGCGGTTACGCAAGCCGTAATAGTGACACAACCGACCAAGGATAAGCAGAATGCCACACAGATGGATCATGGCGGTAATCGCGCCATTCATCTCCATCAGTACCAGCAGAATGGAGGCGATAGGAATGTATTCTACCGCGTTGCCATGAACTCTGATCGCTGTTTGCAACTCATAAAAACCCCCATCGCCATAAGCCACACGATATTGCATCCGCAATTTGACTACATCAATCGATAACTTAATCAACAACAATGCGCCAAGCACTACATAAAGCGCGCTTACCATTTTCTACTCCCTTGCCTGACCAAAACGGCTGGCAGAATAATAACGTTTCTGCCACCTGACTGTCGCCTGAAAAGACTTGATTCTTTGTGTGAAATTCGTCTCTCAAAAATTCCCGTTATAAGAAAATGTACTAACAGTCTGGCAACAACGCAAAATCAGAACAGCGATGATTGCTGTGGCGACTGAGCAGGCAACATCGTACCGGGCGCGAGAGGCTTCATGACGGTAAGCATTCTCACCAACAGGTTGTCAATTCGACGACATCTATCCAGACACCTTTTAAACCCCGATAAGACGTGGTTTCACGCCTTCATTGGTCAAAACCGACGGAATCTGTATTAGTTCAGGCCTGAGATAATACACTTAGATTCAGTTTCAATTTTTTCCGCTGATTTATATTTTTATATAATTTATCAATTGAAATCATTGGCGTTGTTCTATGTTTAGTCGACGTTGATTGTCTTTGTGTATTTTATAAACAAAAAAATTGATGTATGTTCTTATGTACACTATTATGTGCTTAATAAAACATACTTTAAGGTGGTCTATGGAACGTATTCTTGCAGAAAAATCAATTAATATCACAGAGTTAAGAAAAAATCCGGCGAAATATTTTATTGATGAACCTGTTGCCGTTCTGTCCAATAACCGTCCCGCTGGCTACATGGTTAGTGCCAAGGTGTTTGAAGAGTTGATCGACTTGTTAGAAAAGAAACCGGGCTGGGTTCATACTGCTGCGCGTTTCAGGCCAACGGCTGAACGTTTAAGTGATATTGCGGATAACGGGCAGCAACTGCTGCAAAACGCCTCTGACAAGGATCTGACTGAGTTCACGGAATGAGTATCAGACTTTTCAAGTCAACGCTGATCCGTCAACAATTAAGCCAGCAAGAGCTTGATGATTTGGCGGCGGATTTTCTATCCTATAAAAAGGACGGCGTGTTGCCAGAGACCTTTGGTCGTGACGCACTCTATGATGATGACCACACCTATCCCCTGGTAAAAGAAGAGCGAGTGGCTCATCTCCACCTTGCCGGTGCGGATGCACCTTTTCCTACGTTTTTACGTCAGTTCAAACGAACCAGCGATCAGGCACATTTGGTTTACTGCCAAGGAGTGATGGATCCCGATGCCTACCTGCTGATTATTATTCTGAAACCCGAAGCGCATAAAATGGCACGCAACAATAATCTTATGCACAACATCGGGGTGATGGCCGAAACGTTCAGAATGAAATATTGAGTTGGTCAGAAAACACTCTGCCGACCAGGGCGGAAAAATCTATGGGCATGTTGATAGCTGAAGCGGAATATTAATTAATACTATCAATATGATAGTAGTCATGTATTGTTCCTGCTATCGAAAAAAACCGTTTTCGATACTAAAGCTTCAGAACAGCGATGACTGCTGTGGCCAGTCAGGACCAGGGGGTAATCCAGGGATGACGGCACTTAGCCGTGGCCACAACTGTTGCGCCAATGCCGGGGAATCGCCCACATCCGGTGTGTGGATAAACAAGTACGGTGTATGCCGCTGCCATTGGGCCAGCTTGTCAATCCACGGGGCAAACCAGCGCAAATTGTCCGTCAGATCTTCATTGCCGATAAAACGCACTAATGGCTGGTTGGCCGTCAGTACCACATGCAGCGGAACTTTCGGTTTTTTCCGCTGTGCCTCGCGCAGAGCCGCACTATCCGCCACCGCATGGTGTACCGGGCGGCTATCCAGGATAACCCGATTGATACCGCGCTGATGCAAGCCCTGATTAAGACGGCGTTCGTCGTCTCCTTTGGCAAAAAACAGAGGATGGCGGACTTCGACGCCATAGCTGAAACCGGAGGCGTCAGCGCTGAAACTCTGCGGCAGCGCGGCCATGAATTGCCATAGATCGTCCAGTCGATCCGGGCCAAACGTTGCCGGTAGCTGTAACCAGAGCTGGCCGATGCGGGCCGCTAACGGTTCAAGACAGTGGAAGAATTGCAATACCTCTTGCTGACAATGGCGCAGGCTGGCCTGATGACTGATGGTCGCGGGAAATTTAAAACAGAAACGGAAGTTATCGTGGGTCATGTCACGCCAGCGCAGTACAACATCCGATGATGGCAGGGCATAAAATGTGGTGTTGCCTTCCACGCAGTTAAAATAGCGCGCGTAGTCTGCCAAATCTCGTAATCCCAACCGTCCCCAGGCTGGATGTTGCCATTGTGGTAATCCGATATACATAGGTTAACCCTGATAAAATAACGTCAGCCCGGTAACAAATTCCTTTCATAATAACCTTCATTTTGTTAACCGATAACGCCAACAGTAAAAAAGAGTAGGCGGGACAACACGTAGACCGCTACCATCGTACTTATCGTTGGGGGGAATTTCCTTTATAATGTCCCCCTTTTTTCATCGGACAGTAATCCAGAAAAACTATGCCGTCCGGCAAAACAGACCGCTTTTCCCCATCAGCTATCTGAGTGGGGAAGGCGTGGTAGCAGCGGCTGAGTAAAAGGACATCGTAATGCGTACTGAATATTGTGGGCAGTTGAACTCGGCCCATATGGGCCAGGAAGTGACATTGTGTGGTTGGGTCAACCGTCGCCGTGATCTGGGTGGTTTGATTTTTATTGATATGCGCGACCGTGAAGGTCTGGTTCAGGTATTTTTCGACCCGGATCGTCAGGACGCCTTTAAGTTGGCTTCTGAACTGCGCAATGAATTCTGTATTCAACTTACTGGTTTGGTACGTGCCCGTCCGGACAGCCAGATTAATAAAGACATGGCTACCGGGGAAGTGGAAGTGCTGGCGACGACGCTGACCATTATCAACCGTGCCGAGCCGCTGCCGCTGGATTCCAATCAGGTCAATACCGAAGAAGCGCGACTGAAATATCGCTATCTGGACTTGCGTCGCCCGGAAATGGCGCAGCGTCTGAAAACCCGCGCCCGTATTACCAGTTTCGTGCGTCGCTTCATGGACGGCCACGGTTTCCTGGATATCGAAACGCCGATGCTGACCAAAGCCACACCGGAAGGCGCGCGTGACTATCTGGTGCCGAGCCGTGTCCACAAAGGCAAGTTTTATGCGCTGCCGCAGTCTCCGCAACTGTTCAAGCAGTTACTGATGATGTCCGGTTTTGACCGCTACTATCAGATAGTCAAATGTTTCCGCGACGAAGACCTGCGTGCCGACCGTCAGCCGGAATTCACCCAGATCGATGTGGAAACCTCATTTATGACCGCACCGCAGGTGCGTGAAGTGATGGAAAAACTGGCGCGTGAATTGTGGCTGGAAATCAAAGGCGTGGAACTGGGTGACTTCCCGGTGATGACGTTTGCTGAAGCCATGCGCCGTTTCGGTTCCGACAAACCGGACCTGCGTAACCCGCTGGAACTGGTGGATGTGGCTGATCTGCTGAAAGACGTTGAATTCAAAGTCTTCTCCGGCCCGGCTAACGATCCGAAAGGCCGTGTGGCCGCTATTCGCGTACCGGGCGGGGCGGGACTCAGCCGTAAGCAGATTGATGAGTATGCCAAATTTATTGAAATCTATGGCGCCCGAGGGCTGGCCTACATCAAAGTCAATGAGCGGGCCAAGGGGCTGGAGGGTATACAAAGCCCGGTGGCCAAGTTCCTGACCAATGACATCCTGAGCGCGCTGTTGGATCGCACGGCGGCGACGGATGGTGACATCCTGTTCTTTGGTGCCGACAGCGCCAGCATTGTCACCGACGCGCTGGGCGCACTACGTCTGAAACTGGGTCGCGACCTGAAACTGACCGATGAAAACAGCTGGCAACCGCTGTGGGTGATTGACTTCCCGATGTTTGAGGATGACGGTGAGGGTGGTCTGACGGCTATGCACCATCCGTTCACCGCGCCGCGTGACATGACGCCGGCAGCGCTGGAAGCCAACCCGGTGTCCGCCATTGCCAACGCCTATGACATGGTGTTGAACGGTTACGAAGTGGGTGGTGGTTCCGTGCGTATTCATAATGGTGCTATGCAACAGACGGTGTTCCGCATTTTGGGTATCAACGAGCAAGAACAGCGTGAGAAGTTCGGTTTTCTGCTGGATGCACTGAAATTCGGTACGCCGCCGCACGCCGGTCTGGCTTTTGGCCTGGATCGTCTGGTGATGCTGCTGACCGGCACCGATAATATCCGTGATGTGATTGCCTTCCCGAAAACCACGGCGGCGGCTTGTCTGATGACGGAAGCGCCGAGCTTTGCCAATTCGACGGCACTGGAAGAGCTTTCCATTGCGGTGGTGGGTAAAGGGAAATCCGCACAGGATGCGAAGGACGCAGAGAAAAACAGAGAGCAGCTATGACATACAAGCGACCCGTTTCAGTGCTGGTAGTGATTTACGCTGCTGATACCGGACGGGTGCTGATGCTTCAACGACGCGACGATCCTGATTTCTGGCAGTCGGTGACCGGCAGCCTGGAAGAAGGTGAAAGTGCGTGGTTTGCCGCACAACGTGAAGTTAAGGAAGAGGTTAACATTGATATCGCCGCAGAGTCGCTATCGTTGATCGATTGCCAACGCTGTGTGGAATTTGAGATATTTGCTTATCTGAGACATCGCTATGCCCCGGGGGTGACGCACAATACAGAATCCTGGTTCTGTCTGGCGTTGCCCAAAGAGCGTGAGGTGGAGCTAACCGAACATCTGGCTTACCAGTGGCTTGATGCCCCCAGTGCCGCGCAGCTCACCAAGTCGTGGAGCAACCGGCAGGCGATTGAAGAATTTGTTATTTATCCGGCCTGAACAGGCTTTTTTCGGAGATTTTTATGGCAGGTCATAGTAAGTGGGCCAACACCAAGCATCGTAAAGCAGCACAGGATTCCAAACGCGGTAAGATTTTCACCAAAATTATCCGTGAACTGGTCACCGCCGCCAGACTGGGCGGGGGTGATCCCGGTGCCAACCCGCGTCTGCGTGCCGCTGTCGACAAAGCGCTGTCCAATAATATGACACGCGATACCCTGAACCGCGCTATTGCCCGTGGTGTAGGGGGCGATGATGATGCCAATATGGAAACTATCATTTATGAAGGTTACGGCCCCGGCGGCACTGCCGTGATGGTGGAGTGTTTGAGCGACAACCGTAATCGTACGGTTTCCGAAGTTCGCCACGCCTTTAGCAAAAGCGGCGGCAACCTGGGAACGGATGGCTCGGTTGCCTATCTGTTCACCAAGAAGGGCGTCATTTCCTATGCGCCGGGTCTGGATGAAGATACGGTGATGGATGCGGCGCTGGAAGCGGGTGCTGACGATATCGTGACGTATGATGATGGCGCTATTGACGTCTTCACACCGTGGGAAACATTCGGTCAGGTGAAAGATGCGCTGGATGCGGCTGGTCTGGTGGCAGAATCCGCCGAGGTATCAATGGTCGCGTCCACCAGCGCGGATATGGATGCAGAAACCGCACCGAAACTGATGCGCTTGATCGATATGCTGGAAGACTGCGACGACGTGCAGGAGGTTTACCACAACGGTGAGATCTCCGACGAGGTGGCGGCATTGCTGTGATGGCATTGCCACATGGCATCAATCAGTGGCCGGGGAGTAACTGATGACAATTATTCTGGGCATCGACCCCGGTTCCCGTGTCACCGGTTACGGTATCGTCCAGCAACGGGGCAGGCAGCTCAGTTATATCGGTAGCGGTTGCATCCGCACTGTGGTGGACGATCTCCCCAGCCGTCTGAAGCTGATCTTTGCCGGCGTCAGTGAGATCATTACCCAGTTTCATCCCGACTGTCTGGCGATAGAGCAGGTGTTTATGGCCAAGAATGCGGACTCGGCGCTTAAACTGGGACAGGCGCGCGGCGCGGCTATTGTGGCGGGCGTAAATCAGGATCTGCCGGTGTTCGAGTATGCGGCGCGTCAGGTAAAACAGACCGTAGTCGGTACCGGTGCCGCCGACAAAAAGCAGGTGCAGCACATGGTACGCGTGTTGTTGAAGTTACCCGCCAG contains the following coding sequences:
- a CDS encoding type II toxin-antitoxin system YafO family toxin; translation: MSIRLFKSTLIRQQLSQQELDDLAADFLSYKKDGVLPETFGRDALYDDDHTYPLVKEERVAHLHLAGADAPFPTFLRQFKRTSDQAHLVYCQGVMDPDAYLLIIILKPEAHKMARNNNLMHNIGVMAETFRMKY
- a CDS encoding YebC/PmpR family DNA-binding transcriptional regulator translates to MAGHSKWANTKHRKAAQDSKRGKIFTKIIRELVTAARLGGGDPGANPRLRAAVDKALSNNMTRDTLNRAIARGVGGDDDANMETIIYEGYGPGGTAVMVECLSDNRNRTVSEVRHAFSKSGGNLGTDGSVAYLFTKKGVISYAPGLDEDTVMDAALEAGADDIVTYDDGAIDVFTPWETFGQVKDALDAAGLVAESAEVSMVASTSADMDAETAPKLMRLIDMLEDCDDVQEVYHNGEISDEVAALL
- a CDS encoding DUF72 domain-containing protein, which translates into the protein MYIGLPQWQHPAWGRLGLRDLADYARYFNCVEGNTTFYALPSSDVVLRWRDMTHDNFRFCFKFPATISHQASLRHCQQEVLQFFHCLEPLAARIGQLWLQLPATFGPDRLDDLWQFMAALPQSFSADASGFSYGVEVRHPLFFAKGDDERRLNQGLHQRGINRVILDSRPVHHAVADSAALREAQRKKPKVPLHVVLTANQPLVRFIGNEDLTDNLRWFAPWIDKLAQWQRHTPYLFIHTPDVGDSPALAQQLWPRLSAVIPGLPPGPDWPQQSSLF
- the nudB gene encoding dihydroneopterin triphosphate diphosphatase, yielding MTYKRPVSVLVVIYAADTGRVLMLQRRDDPDFWQSVTGSLEEGESAWFAAQREVKEEVNIDIAAESLSLIDCQRCVEFEIFAYLRHRYAPGVTHNTESWFCLALPKEREVELTEHLAYQWLDAPSAAQLTKSWSNRQAIEEFVIYPA
- the aspS gene encoding aspartate--tRNA ligase, with protein sequence MRTEYCGQLNSAHMGQEVTLCGWVNRRRDLGGLIFIDMRDREGLVQVFFDPDRQDAFKLASELRNEFCIQLTGLVRARPDSQINKDMATGEVEVLATTLTIINRAEPLPLDSNQVNTEEARLKYRYLDLRRPEMAQRLKTRARITSFVRRFMDGHGFLDIETPMLTKATPEGARDYLVPSRVHKGKFYALPQSPQLFKQLLMMSGFDRYYQIVKCFRDEDLRADRQPEFTQIDVETSFMTAPQVREVMEKLARELWLEIKGVELGDFPVMTFAEAMRRFGSDKPDLRNPLELVDVADLLKDVEFKVFSGPANDPKGRVAAIRVPGGAGLSRKQIDEYAKFIEIYGARGLAYIKVNERAKGLEGIQSPVAKFLTNDILSALLDRTAATDGDILFFGADSASIVTDALGALRLKLGRDLKLTDENSWQPLWVIDFPMFEDDGEGGLTAMHHPFTAPRDMTPAALEANPVSAIANAYDMVLNGYEVGGGSVRIHNGAMQQTVFRILGINEQEQREKFGFLLDALKFGTPPHAGLAFGLDRLVMLLTGTDNIRDVIAFPKTTAAACLMTEAPSFANSTALEELSIAVVGKGKSAQDAKDAEKNREQL
- the ruvC gene encoding crossover junction endodeoxyribonuclease RuvC, with the protein product MTIILGIDPGSRVTGYGIVQQRGRQLSYIGSGCIRTVVDDLPSRLKLIFAGVSEIITQFHPDCLAIEQVFMAKNADSALKLGQARGAAIVAGVNQDLPVFEYAARQVKQTVVGTGAADKKQVQHMVRVLLKLPASPQSDAADALAIAITHCHFSQNLTRISVDKLTMARGRLR